Below is a window of Rhodanobacteraceae bacterium DNA.
GGCGCTGGCCTCCAGGCGGAAGCGGCCGATGCCGGTGTCGCCCAGCGCGTTCAGCGGGAAGCGCAGGGTGCTGCGGGCATTGTCGGCCAGCGTGAGTTTGCGGCTGGCGTCGCCGATGGCGATCGGCGAGTCCGCGCTGAACTTCACCTCGACCGCCTGGCTGGCGCCGGAGAGGTTCTGCAGATCGAGCGTCAGCGTGGCGCGGTCGCCCGGCGCCATCACCCGCGGCGTGCTGACTTCGGCCACCAGCGGCGCGCGCACCAGGGTTTCGGTGCTGGCCGCGCCGTAGCGGTCGGGACCGAACACCAGCGCGGAGACGCGCAGTGCACCGTTGAAATCGGGTACCGGCAGCGACACCTCGGCCTTGCCTTGGGCATCGAGCTGCACCCGGCCGCTGAACAGGTCGACGGTCAGCACCTTGGCGGTTGGACGGCGCGCCTGCGGCAGCCCGGGAATCGCGAGGTCGCCGCCGAACTTCAGGCGCGCGCGCTCGCCCGCCAGCGCCTCGATGATGCGGCCGTACAGGTCGTAGGCGTCGATGGCGTAGCGGCGCTTGCCGAAGAAATGCCTGACCGCATCCGGCAGCGCGAACTGGGTGATGTTGAGGATGCCCTGGTCGACCGCCGACACCGTCATCTGCGCCTGCTGGCCGGCCAGCGCCGGTGCCGACACCTGCACCTTCAGCGGCTGGTTCGGACGCATCTTGTCCGGTGCTGCGATCTCCACCGCGATGGTGCGGTCGCTGCGGTCGATCGGCACGTGGGCGATGCCGACTGCGCGCGACGGCGTGATCTTGTCGCTCGCGGTGCCCGGACGGAACACCAGCGCCGTGAGATAGACATCGTGGCGCTCCCAGCGCTCGTCGACTGTCAACCTGAGCGTGGTGCCCGAAGGCTTGGCGTCGAAGGATTCGCTGTGCAGCAACTGGTCGGTCTCGACCAGCAGCAAGCCGGCGCCCGCATGCGGCGGGGTCACCGTCAGGGTGACGGTGTCGCCGGCGCGGTATTTGCTCTTGTCGAGCGCCAGCTTGACTTTGTCCGGGCGCGCATCCAGGCCGCGGTTGTCGTCGTCATAGCTCCAGCCCGCGGTGAACGGGAAGCGCGTGGTCAGCCCGGTGGCAGGATCGGTGATCTCCAGGCGGTACGGGCCCCAGTTGACGGTGAAGCCGATCTTGCCCGGCGCCTCGCCGGGAAGGTCGAGGGCACGCTGCTCGACCTCGACGAATCGCTGGGTGTAGTCCACCCGCCAGCCGAGCGAGTTGTCGTAAGTCCAGGTGTAATCGCGGTCCTCGCGGATCAGCTTCGCCTGCAGTCCGGTGGCGGGCACGCGCTTGCCGTCGGCATCGACCTTGAGCACCTCGAAGGCGGCTTCCTGCTGGCTGGACAGATTGTCGGGATCGAACAGCGGGCGCACCCCGACCAGTTGCCCGGCCGGCCACAGGGTGCGCTTGAGGATCCGCGAGACCGGCCGGCCGCCAGTCTCGAACAGGCTGCCGATCACCGCGACCGAGATCGGCCCGTTGACCGCGCCGGGTTCCAGCGTCAGCGACTGCTGCAGGCGCCCTTCGGCATCCAGCGTGGCGTCGATCGCATCGACCGGCTCCTTGGCCGGCGGATTGACCGGATCGCCGAAGACATAGCCTTTGAGGCCCGGCACCGGCGCGGCGTCGACCGCGTACACCACCTGGGCGGTGAAGCGGTTGCCGGCCGCGGGCGCGCCGTACAGGTAGGCACCCTCGATGGCCAGGTCCAGCGCATCGCCCGGCGCGAGGCGCGCTTGCGCGGTGTCGAGGTTGAGCTTCATGCGCTCGGGGAGGAATTCCTCGATGCGCAGATCGTAGCCGTGCACGGCGCGCTTGCCGGCTGGATCCGGGCTGACCTCCAGGCGCCAACGGCCGGTCGGGACATCGCCCGGCATCGCGCGCTCGTACAGGTAGTAGCCGCCCTCCTGCGACTGCAACTGCGCGGTCGCATACGGACGTCCATCGGGTTGCTTCAGGGTGGCGAACAGCGGTTGCGCGCCGGCCAGCGGCTTGCCGTCGAAGTCGCGCAGCAACGCAGCCACGCGCAGGGGTTCGCCGGGGCGGTAGAGATCGCGCCCGGACCACAGGAACACGCTGACGTCCGCTGCGGTGCTGCCTTCGACCGCGAATTCCGACAGGTCCAGCGCCGGCTGGCTGAAGGCGAGCAGCGAGAGGTGCTCTGCGCGCCGCCCGACCAGCACATGGCGGCTGTCGATGCGGTAGTCCAGCGCGAGCGTGCCGTCGCCGTCGGTTTCGCCGCTGGCCACGACCGCGTCATTCTCGTCGAGCACTTCGATGGCCACCCCACCGAGCGCCTCACCATCGGCCAGCGACCGCGACAGGACCCAGAGCTGGTCCCGATGGACGCGCGCGTGCAGTCCGATATTGCTGCGCACGAAGTAGGTGGTCTGGTACTCGCCCTCGAAGCTGGCGGTGGGCTTGAGCAGCGCGAAGTACAGTCCCGGCGCCGACAACTCCTCGATCTGGTGCACCGGCAGGTGCGAGGTCTTGCGCTCGTTCGGGGCCGAGTTGATCACGAAGCGGTTCAGGTAGACCGAGTCGGCCATCCCGCGCAGCTCGTCCAGGCCCCAGTAGCCGCGCCGTCCGCCGCCCTGGAACTCGGCCAGGAAGCGGGGCAGGGAAGAAGCGCGCACGCGGAAGAACTCGACGTCCACCTCGGCGACGTTGACACTGAGGATCGGCAGCCCATCGGTGCCCTGGCTTGGCAGGATGCTGCCCTGGCTGGCGAATCCAGCCGCCGGCGGCAGATCGACCGATTGCACCTGCTGCTTCTGACCGGCGGCGAGTGTGCTCCCGTCGGCCGCACCCACCCCGGCCAGCACCTCGACCGTGAAGCTCTGTTCGGCGCTGACGTTGGGGAAGCGCGCCGCGCGGTAACCGTCCTCGAACACCCAGGCGCCGTCGACCGCTTTGCCGTCCTTGTCGCTGACCTTGAGGTATTGCGACAGGTCCTGCGCCTCGGCCAGCGGGCGCGAGAAGCGCACGGTCAGGGCTGGCCTGCCCTCGCTCGACTCACCGGTGATCGAGGTGACCACGAAGCCGGCGGCCGGCGCGGGTTCGCTGGTCGCGGATGCGGCTGGCGGCGCATTCACGGTGTTCGGCTGGTCGCCACAGGCGCTCAGCAGGAGGATGCTGAGCAGCAGCCAGATAGATGCCAGCTGGCGGACAGCCGGAAGTTCATTCGCGGCTCGGCGGGACATGGCGCGACTCCAGGGCAATGCGGTTGGACGCATTGTAGGGAGTGCGCCGCGCTTGCACGATGCGTTTGTGCTGGCTGCCACCGCGCTGCCCGCGCACTGCCCGGGTGCAAGCCGGAAACGCGCGCGCGGTGTCCCGCAGGCGCGCATCCGTCCGTTTGCAGCTTGGACAGGATGTTGCAGATGGCGCCACGCTTGCTACTGCGGCGCATTCAGCGTGAAATGCGCAGCATGGCGACAGCATGCTCAAGGGGATCAGGGTGAATCAGGGCCGACTGGGAACTTGGAGGGCGCGGGTGCGTCGCGCGGGTATGGCGTGGTGGACGCTCTGTCTGCTGTGCCTTGCGGCGGCATCACCGGCGCTGGCGCAGGTGGATCTGGTGGTGACGACCAGCGACAGCCCGGATCCGGTGGTGGTCAACCAGCAAGTCGAATACAGCATCAACATCGGCAACCTGGGCGGAGGAACCGCCACCAGCGTCACGGCCGATGTCTTTTTCTCTCCCACGCTGAGCTATGTACCCCAGGCGACGCCAGGCTGGACCTGCATCCTCGACGGCGGGGTCGGATGCACCCTGGACAGCGGCGCCATCGTCGGCGGCGGCAACGCGCCGGTGCTCTCGTTGCGCTTCGCCGCACCCGCCACGCCGCAGTCGGTGCAGATCAGCGCGACGGCGTCATCGGCCATCACCGACCTCAACCCGACCAACAACACCAGCGTCCAGCCCACCCAGGTCATCGCCGGAACGGCGGATCTGAACCTGTCGGTTGCCGCCAGCAGCTCGGGTGCAACGGTCGGCGATCCAGTCAGCTTCACCCTCAACGTCGGGAACGCGGGGCCGGGTAGTGCCGCCAGTCTGCAGGTCGACGGATCGCTGAGCGGCTCCTTCATTTTCAGCAGCTTCGGGGCTTCCCCGGCGTGGAGTTGCAGTCATTCCAGCGGCTCGATCGGCTGTACCTACATCGGCGGGGCACCGTCAGGTACTCTGGCGAGCGGCATCAATGCCGCGCCCATCGTGGTCATCGGTATTGCCGGACCCGCGGCAGGAACTGCACAGTTGTCGGCAACCGCCACCTCGGCCATCACCGATCCCACCCCTGCCAGCGGTAGCGCATCGATCAACGTGACCGCGCCGGTGATCTCGGTGGACCTGAGCCTGTCCAAATCCGTGGTCGGCGTGCAACCGGTCCCACGGGGTGAGCCGTTCACCTTCCGCCTGGTCGCAAGCAACTCGTCGGCGAGTAGCCAGACGGCCAGCGAGGTCCTGGTCAACGATACCCTGCCAGCCGGAATCTCCCTGCAATCCTTCAGCGGTGCAGGCTGGAGCTGCAGCGGAGCCGCAGTCTGCAGTTATGCGCCCACCCTCGGGATAGGTCAGTCCAGCGTGCCGCTCGACCTGGTCGTGACCTACGACGATCCGGTTCCTCGGGCGGAACCATGGTGACCAATGTCGCCCAGGTCAGCGCTGCCGAGCCCGATCCCAATCCCGGCAACAATGCGGCGAGCGCCGACGCCAGTATCCGCGCGAGTGCCGATCTCGGCCTGCAGTGGACCGGGCCCGCCAGCGTATCCGCGGGTGCCAGCTTCAACGTCGATCTGAGCGCCAGCAATGCCGGACCAGACACCGGCACGGATGTAACCGTCAACGCCACGATCGCCAATGGTTTCGCTATCGACGTGGTGAGCGGCGGAGCCGATTGGTCGTGCCTCGCTTCTGGCCAATCGATCACTTGCCAACGTCCGACGATGCCGCCAGGAAGCGGGTCCGTGGTCAGCCTGGGGTTGACTGCGCCGGCTGGGGAGAGTGGCCCGATCACGCAGTTTGCGCAGATTTCCGCCAGCAGCTTCGATGCCGTGAGCATCAACGACTCCGCGAGTCTTCCGATCTCGGTGTCGTCGGCGTCGGCCGCACTCTCATTGCTGAAGACCGATACCATCGATCCGGTCCCGGTGAACGCCGAGTTTGAGTACGAATTGACCGTGACCAACGAAGGCGGAATCGCACATTCGGGGGTGACCGTGACGGACAGCATGCCTGCCAGCGTGCGTTACCTTGGCTTCAGCGGCGGCGGATGGAACTGTTCCGGCGACAATGCCCTTGGAGCCACGGTCACCTGCAGTTTTGCGCCCAGCCTGGCGCCTGGCGCCATCAGTGCAGTGCGTCTGCGGGTCAGCGGTGCCGCTGCCGGCACCGTCATCAACAGCGCCCAGGTGCGCTCCAGCCAGTCCAGTGAAGGCGCCGTGGCCACCCACTCGACCACGATCACGGAGAATGTGGCGCTGACCTTGAGCAAGCGCGCGCGGGTCGCCAATGTCGCGCTCGGGGCCATTGCCGTCTTCGACCTGACGGTCGGCAACACCGGGCCGGGCGATGCCGGCGAAGTCGTGTTGGTCGACGATTTGCCCGCTGGTCTGGAACCGGTCAGCGCGAGCGGCGACGGCTGGGCCTGCACCACCGCCGGCGCACGCATCGAATGCCGTCGCGCGTCCCTGGCGCGGGGAACGACCAGCCCGGTCGTCATCGAAGCACGCACGCGCGTCGCTGGCAGCTTGACCAATCAGGGCAGTGTCGTCAGCGGATCCCTGCCGCCGGTCGTGGCCAGGGACACCATCACTGTCGCCCCGGCGCCATTGGCAACCGCAGATCTCGCTATCGACCTCAGCGACAGTGTCGATCCGGTCGCATCCGGTGAGGAGTTCAACTATCTCGCGAACGTGCGCAATCTGGGTCCGGATCCGGCCGGGGACGTGCGTGTGCAATTCGTGTTGCCGGCGTCGTTGCAGTCGGTAGGCAGCGTCACACCAGGCTGGAGTTGCCAGGGTGGGGCGGCCCCGGTCTGCTCGCTGGCCACCGCGCTGGCTGCCGGCGCGGAAGCGCAACTGGCGCTGAGCGTGCGCGGCATTGGTGGCGGCAGTGCGATCGTGTCTGCCTCCATTGCCAGCAGCGCCGCGGACCCCGTGCAAGGCAACAACAGCGACAGCGAGAACACGCTCATCGAGAACACGCCGACCGGCGCGGACATCCAACTGAGTGTCTCCGCGCCCTCCGCAGCGATCGCCGGGAGTCAAGTCGAATTGGTCGCGTCGATTCGCAACCTCGGCCCCGCATCGGCTGCCGCCGTCGTATTGCGCTCGCAGTTGAGTGGAGCCTGGGGGCTGACGGGTGGCACCGGTCCCGGCTTCACGTGCACGGTTGCCGGCGCCAACGTGGAGTGCATTGGAGGCTCTCTGGCAGCCAATGAGAGCGTGGAACTGCGCCTGCAGGGTTCTGTCTCGCCTGGCGCGGTCGGAAACTTGAGCGCGATCCTGACAGCCTCCTCCGCGACGGTCGATCCGGGTACTGCCAACAACGCGGTGAGCGTAGGCCTTGTCGCGACCGCCGCCCAGGGCGCCGACCTGGCAATCACCAAGGCCGACAGCGCCGACCCGGTCGTCTACGGCGAGCGTTTCAGTTACACCTTGACCGTGCGCAATCTCGGGCCGGCAGCCGCAAGCGGTGTCGTGATCCGCGATCCCTTGCCCGCAGGGCTGAGTTTCGTCAGTGCGGCCGGCGCGGGGCTGACGTGCACCGGTGGTGCGGCGGTCGAGTGCCGTGCCGCGGCGCCGCTGGCTTCCGGGCAACAGCTGGTGGTGACCGTCACTGTCGACGCGCCGACCACCGCGGGCACCATCACCAACGAGGCGACGGTAGAGGCCACTACGGCGGATCCGGTCCCGGGCAACAACCGGGCAACTCAGACCACCGGCGTCAATGCGCCCGAGGGCAATGCGGCCACCGAGATCCTCGGCGCGGGCACCCAGGGCGACGGTGTCGCCGGCGCGGCGGTGACGCCGGTAGTGGCGCTGTGCGACGGCTCCACCGGCCAGATCTCGGCCCTGTGCGACGCGCTGTTGGGTGGCGCCGCCAGCGGCAACACGGATGAGGTCAACCAGGCCCTGCGCTCCCTGTACCCGGAAGAGGTGCTGTCGCACCATGCGTCCCTGAACCAGTTGGGGACACAGCAGGCATTCAACATCGACCAGCGCCTGCTGGAGCTGCGCAATGGCGGCGGCAATGGCCTCAGCATCTCGGGCCTCAGCGTGGTCAATGGTCGCCAGGTGATCCCGTTGGGGCTGCTGCAGGGTCTGTTCGAGGACGAGGAACCGCAGATTGGTGGCCCCGGCGACCTGATCAGTCCGTGGGGTTTCTTCGTGAACGGAAGCATCAGTCGCGGCGACCAGGAAATCGACTCGGACGAGCTCGACGTCGTCCAGGATTTCGACTCGGTCGGGATCACGGCGGGCGTGGACTACCGGCGTAGCGCGCGCTGGGTGCTCGGCGGTGCGATCGGCTACAACAAGTTCGAATCGCAGCTCACCGATGCGGGTGGCCTCGATACCAGCGGATTCACCCTGACCGGTTTCAGCGCCTGGTACCTCAACGACACCACCTATGTGGACACTCGCCTCAGCTATGGCCGGATCGACCTGGATCAGAGCCGCCGCCTGCGTGTCAACCTTACCGGCTTCACCCTGGATGAAACCCTCGAGAGCAGCACTTCGGCGACCCAGATGCAGTTCGCAGCCAGTGTCGGCCACCACATCAGCCGTGGTGCGTGGACCTTCACGCCGAACGGCTTCATCCGCTACATGCGCAGCAGAGTCGACGGTTTCTCCGAATCCGGCAGTGATTTCGCGGTCAGCTACAGCGACCAGACGGTCACTTCGACCGTGTTTGGCGCCGGACTGCAGGTCAGCCGGGTGATCAGCCTGAGCAACGGCGTGCTGACGCCGCAGTTCGACCTGGTCTGGAACCAGGAGACCGGCAACGACGACACCGTGATCGACGCGGCCTACGTCGGTGGCAATCCCGGCGAGTTCTTCCGCCTGCGCCCGGAAGACCCGGACAAGAGTTACGGCAGCGTCGGCTTCGGGCTGGTCTACATCCTGGCCAACGGCAAGCAGGCCTACATGCAATTGCGCCAGAGCATCGGCGTGGACGGGCTGAGCCAGTCCACGGTGAACCTCGGCGCCCGTTTCGAGTTCTGAGGGACAAGGAGCAAGCACATGCCACGAGCACCCGAATCCGTTGCGATCCGCCCTCCCCGGGGCTGGCGGCGGCTCGCCCTGACGCTGGGCAGCGCGCTGGCGGTGAGCCTGCTCGGCAGCGGCCCGCTGCTGGCCAAGAAGACCGAGTTGCCGCAGGGTGCGATCAGCGTCGACGAGTTGTACGTGGTCGATTGCCTGCTGCCGGGCCAGGTGCGCCAGCTCGGCGGCAACTTCACCTACCTCTCGGCGCGCCGCCCGATCCGCACCACCGCCAAGGACTGCGCGATTCGCGGCGGCGAATACGTCGCCTACGATCGCGCCAACTACGCGACGGCGCTGAAGGTCTGGCTGCCAGCGGCCAAGGAAGGCGACGCCAATGCGATGAACTATGTTGGCGAGATCTACGAGCAGGGGCTGGGCGTAGAGCCTGATTACGCCACCGCAGCGGAGTGGTTCCGCCAGGCGGCGGACAAGGGCCACTCATCTGCGATGATCAACCTCGGCAGCCTGTACGAGTCCGGCAAGGGCGTGCAGCAGGACATGACCCAGGCGATGAACTGGTATCGCAAGGCTTCCGGCCTGTCGACCGGTACCCTGGAACTGGTCACCGAGGAAGAACAGGCCAAGCGGCGCGCAGCGGCTGAGGAGACCGAACGCTTGCGCGGGGAGGTGGAACGCCTGCGCAGCCAGCTCGACAACACCCGGGCGCAGCTCGGCCAGCAGAAGGCGGAACTCGACAAGTCGCGCGAGGCGCTTTACGGCGCGCGCGCCGAACTGGCCGCGGCCAAGTCGGACCAGGGCAAGGCGGCAGCGGCGCAACAGCGCATCGCCGAACTCGAGAAGAAGATCGCCGACCAGGAACTGGCGGTGGACGCCTCGCGCGCCGAGTCCGACAAGGTGCTTGCCTTGATGGGCGTGGACATGACCCAGCGCGGCCCGGCGCCGGCGGGCACCCAGCCCAAGATCCAGCTGATCGCCCCGAAGCTGGTGGCCACCCGCGCGGGCGTCCTGGCGGCGCCGCTACTGGCCGCCGTGCCCAGTTACCAGGTGGTCGGCCGGGTCTACCCGGCGCAGAGCCTGAAGGCCCTCAAGGTCAACGACCGCGATTTCAAGGACAAGGTGGATGCCGATGGTCTGTTCCAGATTGACCTGGACCTTGCTGCCGGCGACACCCCCGTCGAGATCCAGGCGATCACCAACGACGGAATGAGTTCGGTCGAGAGCTTCCTGATCACGCGTGATCGAGGCGGCGCGGCCGCCGCCAAGCGCGTCACCAGCAAGCTGTTCCAGCGCCGCATGCGCGACGACCTGGGTACCTTCCACGCACTGGTCATCGGAAACGATGCCTACACGGCATTCCCGGCACTGAAGACCGCGGTCGCCGACGCCGATGCGGTCGCCGACCAGTTGCAGTCGCGGTTCGGCTACAAGGTCAGCAAGCTCACCAATGTCGGCAAGGAGGCGATCGTCGCCAAGCTGGCCGAGCTGACGATGGGAATGAAAAAGACCGACAACCTGCTGATTTATTACGCCGGCCACGGCCAGATCGACGCCGAGGGCAAGGGCTACTGGATCCCGGTGGATGGTGGCGCTGACAATCCGGCCAGCTGGATCAGCAACGATCAGGTCAATGACTTCCTGGGCGCGTCGGCGGCCAAGCACGTGATGGTGGTTGCCGATTCCTGCTACTCAGGGACGATGTCCGGCAATGCGATCCGTCCTATACCGCTGGACGCCAAGGAAGAAGACCTGTTGTTCATCTCGCGCGTCAAGGCGCGCACGGTCATCACCTCCGGCGGACTGCAGCCGGTGCTGGATGACGGCGGCAGCGGCCACTCGATTTTTGCCCATGCGTTCCTGACTGCGCTGAAGCAGGCTGATGGACTCGCGGAGGGCTATCGCCTATACGAGGAGGTTTCGGAACTGGTCGGTCAGCGTTCGGCCATCGCCCGGCTGCCGCAGCGCCCGCAATACTCGGCGCTGCGCCATGCGGGCCACGAAGGCAGCGAGTTCTTCTTCCTGCCGCGTGAGGCCTGATCGGGGTTGAATAGCGCGGGCCCCGCCCTCAAGCAGGGCGGGGTCCGCCGGTTCATGCAACCCGGCGCTGACCCCGCATCGAGGCGACGCCCGGATCATGATGAAGACGAACCCCCTGCCGAACCCCTTCGAGTGGTTGCTCGGCCTCTACACCGACAACTTCGAGCGGCTGCAGCGGCTGGTAGATGCCCGCCAGATGGTGCCCGGGCGCTACGTGAACGAGAGGCAGGGGCAGCCGGCACTGGTACTGGACCTGCTGGAGCAGCAGCCTTACACCACGTTGCTGCGGCTCAGCGTACGATTCGCCGAATCGGAGCCAGCCGAGGATCCAGAGTCCTACTGGCGGGTCTATCACGACGCGCGCCAGGCCGAGGTGACCCACTGCCGCGTCGACGCGCACCGGGTGCGCCTGTTCGCACCGAACACCCCTGCACGCCTGATCGCGCAGTATCGTCGGCGCATGAACAACTTCGCGAACAAGTGGTTGGAGCACCTGCTTCAGGGTGGCTATGCCGCGCACGCCTGGCATCTGCAGGGTCCGGTGCCGGAATGGGATCGCCGCCTGGTGATTGCGCCCGGCGCCGAAGATGAAGCCGAGGAACGTAGCCCTCGCCGGAGTGCGCGTCGGGTCGCGAGTTCGGCCTGAAGCGCGACATTGCTGTCCTGATCCGACGCAACTTTCCGTTTACAGGTTGGTCGAACGCGGGCCGGCGTGTGTGCGTTCGTGCCCGGTTTCGCGTTTGCACATAGAATGACTGTAACCGCCGTTGCGGCGGCATGGCCTTGAGGACGAATCGATGCGAGCAATCTGGTTGTGTGGTCTGGCGATGGTCGGTGGTCTGGCGGCGACGCCGGATCTGGCGTTGGCGCGCGGCGACAAGCCCGTGCTCGCGGTGATCGAGTTCGAAAACCAGTCGGGTGCAGGCTGGTGGCGCGGCGGTGTGGGCTGGGAACTGGCCGGCATGCTGAGCAACGAACTGTCGGCGACTGGCGCCTTCAAGGTACTCGAGCGCGAGCAGATCCGCGCTGTGCTGGACGAGCAGAATCTGGCGGCCTCGGGTCGCGTGGCCGCGGGTACCGGCGCCAAGATCGGTCAGCTGACCGGGGCGCAATACCTGGTCACCGGCACTGTGACGGCCTATGAAGAGGAAACCGCGAGCACCGGCGGCGGCATCAGCTTTGGCGGTGTCTCGGTGGGCGGCAAGAGCGAAAAGGCCTACCTGGCTGTCGACCTGCGCGTGATCAACGCCACCACCGGCGAAGTCGACTACACCCGCACCATCGAGGGCACTGCGAAGGGCGGCGGCATGAGCCTCGGCCTGTACCGCGGCGGTTTCGGCGGCTCGCTGGCCAGCGAAAACAAGACCCCGGCGGGCAAGGCCATCCGCGCCGCGCTGGTCGAGATCACCGATTACCTCGAGTGCGCGATGGTCAAGCAGAACCGCTGCCTCGATGAGTACGATGCCAAGGAAGAGCGTCGTCGCGAAAAGACTCGCGGTGCCCTGGACCTGGATGATTGATGTTGTCTTGCCGCTGCGGCCTCAGTGCCGCAGCGGCATCACCCTCTGACGCGAGATCCGGCGTCAGGCGCTCAGCGACGCGCGCACCCTGGTACCGGGTCCGGGGGTGGTGGTGGCGCTGAAGCCGCGACGAAAATGAACCGAGGGACGTTCTGCGTCAGGTTCCGGCCATCTCCTTCTCGCAACTTGCAGCGAGCGCGTCTTCCGGCCTGAGCTGAGAGCCTGCGGCGAGGGTTTGGAGAGGATGCAACTGGCCCGACGGCGGCCATTGCGCTTGTGCTACGGCGCCCGGCGCGCGACCGAGGAACACGAGCTTCTCGTCTCTGCCTCGGTCTCCTTTGCGCCGGCGCATTTCCGCATTGCATCCTGATTCCGGTCCGTCATGCATTCCTTGCGGATCGGTCGCACCATTGAGGCTTCATTCGAACCCATTCGCGAACAGGTTCTGCGCGGTCACCGTCAACTGGAAACTGGTATCGGTGAATGCGCCGCAATTGTCGGCGGCGCGCACACTGATGGTGTGCGATCCCAGCGGGCCCGCGTTGCTGATCGTGATCACGCCGGTGCTGTTGCTGACGCTGATGGTGCCGCTGAAGGTCGCCTGTGGCAGCAGCTGGATACTCGCAATTGACCCGTTGTCACTGGGCCCGGTCGCGGGGTTGATGGTGCGTCCGCCACTCAGCGCGACGCTGCTGGCGGCGTAGGTGAGTGTGGGATTCGTGTTGGGGTTGACATTGACCTGCAAATCGCCCGTTCCTTGCAGCGAGCCATCGCTGACCTGGAAACGCAGGGTGCCGGCATTCGCGGTGCAGTTGGCCGCAATGGTGGCGCTGATGCTGCCGCCGGCATTCACGATCGATGCCGCAGAGACCCCTGTGGACGTTCCACCGGCGATCTGAGTTACCGTCAGACTGCCGGCCGCGGTCTGGCCGTCGATGACAGTTCCGATGACCACCGCGGCGCCGGCTGCGCTGCCGCGCTGGCGCGTGATTGCGGCTGATGGCGTGAACGTCGGTGCCGTATTGCCGCTGCCGATGGTGAAGTTTGCTGCGGAAACACCCGCCGGCGCGGTGAAGTCGTGCTCGCGCACTCGAATTCGTCCTTGGGTGGTCGGCGTGTTCGGCACCATCCAGGTGAAGCTGCCCGTGTTCGCGATGTCGCTGGCAATGACACTGGAGAAGGTCGATCCGGCGTTGGTCGACAGCTCGATGGTCACCCGCCGGCTGAAACCCGCCGGGTTGGTCCAGGTGATGTTGACGTTGGATCCTGGCGTGAGCGTGCCGCTGGCGGGCTGCACATTGCTGATGTTGTCGCCGGTGGCATCGTTGTTGGCGTCGCGGAACCAGCCGATGTCGCGGAGCAACTGGCGAGTGAGGTCACCGGTGAGCGGCAGGCCGGTGTTGATTGCCGGTTCCATCAGAAGGTTCGGGCTCGCCGTGGTGTTCCAGTGCGATACCGATGAACCGGGTTGGATCGGGTTGGGTGTGAACAGTTCGACCCGACCGGTTGCAGCATCGCGCGCCGCGCTCAGGAAGGACGAGGCGATACGCACATTCGCACCGTCCCACAGCAGGTCGTTGGTGTTGATTGCGGATGCCGCGCGTTGTGCCTGATTCATCTGGAACCA
It encodes the following:
- a CDS encoding alpha-2-macroglobulin family protein gives rise to the protein MSRRAANELPAVRQLASIWLLLSILLLSACGDQPNTVNAPPAASATSEPAPAAGFVVTSITGESSEGRPALTVRFSRPLAEAQDLSQYLKVSDKDGKAVDGAWVFEDGYRAARFPNVSAEQSFTVEVLAGVGAADGSTLAAGQKQQVQSVDLPPAAGFASQGSILPSQGTDGLPILSVNVAEVDVEFFRVRASSLPRFLAEFQGGGRRGYWGLDELRGMADSVYLNRFVINSAPNERKTSHLPVHQIEELSAPGLYFALLKPTASFEGEYQTTYFVRSNIGLHARVHRDQLWVLSRSLADGEALGGVAIEVLDENDAVVASGETDGDGTLALDYRIDSRHVLVGRRAEHLSLLAFSQPALDLSEFAVEGSTAADVSVFLWSGRDLYRPGEPLRVAALLRDFDGKPLAGAQPLFATLKQPDGRPYATAQLQSQEGGYYLYERAMPGDVPTGRWRLEVSPDPAGKRAVHGYDLRIEEFLPERMKLNLDTAQARLAPGDALDLAIEGAYLYGAPAAGNRFTAQVVYAVDAAPVPGLKGYVFGDPVNPPAKEPVDAIDATLDAEGRLQQSLTLEPGAVNGPISVAVIGSLFETGGRPVSRILKRTLWPAGQLVGVRPLFDPDNLSSQQEAAFEVLKVDADGKRVPATGLQAKLIREDRDYTWTYDNSLGWRVDYTQRFVEVEQRALDLPGEAPGKIGFTVNWGPYRLEITDPATGLTTRFPFTAGWSYDDDNRGLDARPDKVKLALDKSKYRAGDTVTLTVTPPHAGAGLLLVETDQLLHSESFDAKPSGTTLRLTVDERWERHDVYLTALVFRPGTASDKITPSRAVGIAHVPIDRSDRTIAVEIAAPDKMRPNQPLKVQVSAPALAGQQAQMTVSAVDQGILNITQFALPDAVRHFFGKRRYAIDAYDLYGRIIEALAGERARLKFGGDLAIPGLPQARRPTAKVLTVDLFSGRVQLDAQGKAEVSLPVPDFNGALRVSALVFGPDRYGAASTETLVRAPLVAEVSTPRVMAPGDRATLTLDLQNLSGASQAVEVKFSADSPIAIGDASRKLTLADNARSTLRFPLNALGDTGIGRFRLEASAGDIRLVREWEINVRSPYPTERRSRVEQLKGPGNVDLAANTQGLLPATVRSRVSASTRVPLPVGKLVGDLLEYPYGCIEQTTSKGYPYVLLDEAGAAALGMPAVDAEKRRANVQFAIDRIASMQLDNGHFGFWPGSSDYSDPQITPYVVEFLQDAEAAGFTVPARVMQKSLERLREDLLSGGAISWDRGWGDIGDHMRIGFNAHAGMVLARVNQAPLGTLRNVYDNSKDKARGPLPLMRLAVALKLAGDSERANAAAKLAFGEIYARGNDYWGDYFSGLGDRAGTLALAAQHGFLGDAERQRVLKVGQEAQSTRWIGTHDSLALVKLARALAGKADKLSGKLAIGGIEEGFATTGWFSRDLVIEDLNAGARLAIDSASSYFLVQDTVGIAATPPAAMANGVSLDVNWYRHDGSAFEGDTLKEGEGLVVHIKVSASERLADALVIDALPGGLEIENLNLMDSKQLADLVIEGTNLDEWRSYSANVRFQEYREDRYIAAVSLEAGGEVNLYYLVRAVSPGEFLIPATFVEDMYRPEFRAITGTPASRLKVVSPGP